The DNA region GTGGAAGCAAGTTTCTGGGGTCTGAGGGCCACTTCCTCAAACAGGTAGATTCAGAAACCACAAAAAAATGGGGAAATCTGTTGAGCGCAATAAAGCTGTAGTAAGGCATTCGTGAAATAAGGTGCTTCAGCTGTCATTTAATTCAGCAGTTTCAAATGAGGCCTGCAGCCCGAATGCAGCTCACAGACCACAGCCACTCACAATGCGCCTTGTTTGGCTTGCACAAGGTTTTGTTATCATTATTCCTATTGATTGCGAATATTAAAACAATCCCAGTATTTCACATAATCATCCAGGTTTCAGGcttcttctggggaaaaaaaaaaaaatctgaaggccTGGCAATACTGGCTGAATGTTTTTCTTGGCAGTACCTTCCTATGGCTGAGTTGAGGCTGTCCCTTCAGTTGGAACTTGTGATTTACAGTTTGACTTTGTGTCTTCCACCCCCTTTGCATACGGAACCCTCACCCTCATTGAAAATGTTGCCTGCCGCTGCCAGCCTGTGAAAGGTATTTGAATACGTGACCCTGCTCTCCTGTTTCTTAGAGGAGgagatgaggcccagagaggggagttGACAGCTGATTCAGTGCCACACCTGCCCTGGAATTCCCACTGAGCCCTGTTAGCCCGTGAAAGAGAAACTGGTGGGGAAAGTGTGAGCGTGACCCACCACAGAAGTGTGATGCAGTTTAAACAAAGAGTCAGGAGGGAAGGTGAAAAACCTGAACACCTGTTGTTACtcaatatagaaaaagaaactagAGCCATACACAGACATACAAGTGAAAAGATGAGGAACCCCCAAGTAAACACCTTACAGGGAACTTGGAGAGAATTAACAAATACATGATCAGAATACCACTGGTCAGCCgtccaaagaaagaaaggaacccTAAAGGGCTACCTGCACGTTTAGGCTATCCCTGGACTGAACTCCTTATTTAAGCATTGAGAAGGTGGTTGATGAGACAGAGTGACTGAGAAGGCAAGGTAGCAAATCAGCTAGAAACTGGATGGTTTATTATCCAAAGAAACAGCAGAATGCCTTTCTGGGTACCTATGAAATGGCTGTCACAGACACTTTCCATCAGAATGTGGGGACCAATTAGTGGAAGAGTGATGGGGTAGACATGGAGTGATTCCGAAGGTGGAAGCAGGGAATTTTTTGCTTGCCTTGGTGAAGATAAATGGGATTGTAAATGGGCTGGGCTGACTCCTGGATGATTCATTAGCcatagcaagtatttattgagagctCACTCTGTGCTAGGCTCCGCACTAAAAGGTAGACGTGTGATATCATCGTATCCTCTACATTACTGATGTCATGACTGTTgtcatccctattttatagacgatgagactgaggaccagagaggtcaGGTAACTTTTCCAAGTCCACTTAGCTCACAAatgacagaaccaggattcaaatgcAAACTCTCAAAAGCTGCCTATCACCAGAGTCTTCCCACATAACAACCAACCTGCTCTActgccccccagccctggccaagGCCTGGCCTAGTGATAAATGCCCTTCATGTCCTGAATCCAATTTGGGTTGACCTACTGGTAAATGCACAGCTTGTCCTGGATCAAATCTGAAACAGTGGTGGAGGTACACCATTTAGACTGGGTGGCATATAACAAGTTtggaaaaactaaaatttaaatttccagggaactccctggtgatccagtggttaggattcagtgctttcactgccaggggcctggtttcaatccctggttggggaactaagatcctgtaagccgtgtggtatggccaaaaaaaaaaaaaatttccagcacGCAACTAGTTTGTTTCAAAGGGTCACTAAGTTAGAGGTCTAGCCAGTTGTCAATGAACCTTTGTCCAAAGAACACGAGTAAATGACTTCTGGGAAACTTTGTGGTCTGACATCATCTTCTTATTTCCACCTGGGGCATGCTGGTAACATCTATAATAAAGGTAGATCACTAGAAGCTTAAGCAAATGACctttttagagagaaggaaacttGGCTGTGGAAGAGGGAACTGGAGCCCAATGCGAAGGTGAATACGTGAGGCTGGTGAAGAAGCAGCGGATATCCCTTCTCTCTACATTCTGGAAACCCCTCTGATTGGGGTTCCGACCAACGGGAGATGCACGAGAGGCAGCAGCCTTGGAGGGTTGGTCTTGTCGCTTTCTGAGCAGGCTTAGAGGAAGGAAATCAGGCTAATTGTTAAAGGGATCATTCCTACGTGCAAGTATAAACTGTGGGACCCCGAAGGAATGAGTGCCCAGACCAGTTGTGGGTAACATTTTTTTACAACTGATCTAGCAGAGAGAATAGGGCAGCTGGAGCTCTTGGTTTTTAAATGCTATTAAGCTCTTCTGGCCAGAGAACTGTTAAGCCGGACAGGATAAGCTGCCAGAAGGTCTGGCAAATACAACAAGGGAGAGTTGAGTTTATTGCATCTGGAGAAAAGTAATCCCAGTTACAAGCATATGATCCCAATAAAACCCCAAACCACAGTGTTCTCTAACCCTTATAGAAAACCCAGTTCTCTACTCAGAATATTAATGCAGGGCTAGTTGCCGTTTCTCAAAATTCAACACTTCCACCAATATTTACTAAGTCCCTGTTATGAGCAAAAAGTGGAGTTAGACATGATCCAGGAAGAAACATGCAAAATGATAAGAGAATTGAGAAACCCATGGTATGAAAAGAAGTTTCAGAGGTGAACGTCTTTGCTGCACAGGTGATAGCTAAGGGGGATGTATAGTGAATTGTTAGTACATGAAGGATAGGTACAGAATCTGCAAAAACTTTTTAATCcatcctctctttttaaaaattatattaggaaCAGTAAAATTCTGGTCAAATGTTATGTGCTTGAAGTAAAATCAGgacataaaatgtattattccACCTGGAAGCTAGTAAACAAATGGCACTCTTATTCATGAACTGCTACAGGTTGAAAACTAAAACTGCCTCAGATAAAATCAAATGAGAGCTCAAAACTGATAGTTTAGAATAGTTAACGTATTTAAggattttttcctctaaatttcaGAGTTTAATAttaggagggagaagggaaaatatctcagaatatgttttttttttaaataaatttattttttatactgacTCTGGCCTTTCCTTTCAGCATCATTTTGCTTTGGGTTCCCTGTGCCCTAGGTAACCATATCTAACTCTTTTCTACTCTTTGCTCAGAGACGTCTTACAGCGGCTTCCTAAGAAAGATATACTGAGTGcaaatttctttatctttctctctttatttttagtctttgCAGGTATGAAAATTCAAAGGTCACTTCCCCTCTTTCACTCGATTGATAATTTGGTTGGGTGTAGGCGTGTAGTCTTCTAACAAATGCAGGTGAGGAGTCCAAtgctcttttgttttgctttgttttttaaaatttttatttctttatttatttggttgtgctgggtcttagttgcggcaggtgggctccttagttgtggcatgcaaacccTTAGTTCTTCCTCTCCGTTATCTCTGTTGTAACTCTCTGGATTTTGCACCCTCTGGGTTGACCccttaatagttttattttttcctctaattttccatctgtttttctgtttgttccgaTCTCTTGGAGAATCCTCTGACTTTATTTTGGTTACCATACTTTGTAATTTGCaagagttttctctctttttcccccagtagaatgctgtttttgttttattgatatagGAACTCCATCTTCTTTGAACTCTGAGCATATTcatgttcgtgtgtgtgtgtgtgtgtgtgtgtgtgtaacagttTGTCCTGCTGCATGCTTTCTTACTGTATCCACTgcttactttttttctatttgtttttttcagtctctttctttGACATTCGAGACTATTCTCAAATGTCTGGTAATCCTTGGCCTCTGCTCAGATTTAAAAGTGGGTGCTAAGATGCTAATAGGCAGTTCTGAGGGCATAGTCAGGTGGCTGGAAAGCTCCACTGTTAGTACCTAGAGGTCTTTTCTCTGCCATTCAGTGTCTCCAGAGAGGAATCATTCCATTTCCTGATTAGGAGATGGGTTTTTTTATACAACAAATTTGGTGGTAGAGGTGCAGGAACATGTTTCTTTCTTAGTGAAGATACATAGATAGCTTTGCAGGCTCTGAATTACGTTTAAGATCCAGGAGGGTTGCAGGTGTctctaaatatttcttcttaCGGTAAGGTCTCTGAGAGCCTTAAGTAGAGAAGACATATGGCATTGCACAAATTTGAGCTTCTCAGGTTGAGTAAACCGTGCCTTGTTTGGATCATCATTGACAGCTGCTTGCTGTCCATTACTGACTGGGGGCCAGAGGAAGCCGAGCGAAGAGATGCTTCAACTGCATGACCTCCACTACATTTCTGTGCCCTTGAATAAAGCAGCTGGGAACTCACCGaggagtgtgtgtatgtgcatgtgtgctaTGTGTGTACACACGCGTCAGTGTTCTCACTTAGCTGTAATCCCCTGGAAATGCCACAGGTGGTCCATGCCAGCCACTCTGTAGGTAGACCTTTAGCCAGTGTCCCTGTTTTTAGAACTTTGTGGAGCCATGGTACCCACAAGTGCCGCCCTCAGGCTTTCTCTGGGAGCGTGGCTGGTTTGTCTTTGTAATCTGCCTCTTAAGCTACGATTTTCCTTATTTTGCTAAGTTAGTTATCACTCTTCTGTCTCCTTCCATCTTCCAAAGATTTGTTGAAATCTCTTGGCTGCTATCACAACCCCTGTCATTCTCCTAGTCTTTGAGGGTTAATGCATTTAAGAAAATTCTACTATTGTCATTTTAGTGGCATTTTGGGAGGTAGAGGAGATAAAGCCCTGTTTTAATTCAATATgtttactttgggtttttttttttttgtattctttatcACGATTAAAAGCGCTTCAAGGTAAAGAACCAAGTTTTACATTGTAGGTTCATAgtgcacagagtaggcactcagtaaataggCGTTGCGTGAACAAATGATCTGTGCTCTAAGGTCTCTAAAATACAATTAATTCAGCTGCCAATGTGATTGTTTCCTCTGCTATTGTCTCAGGTTAACCTTGAATGAGGGAGGGGAGAGCTCGGTGAAATCAGATGCCTACCTAAGGCCAGAGCATTTGGGCCAAATGTAAGAATTCAGGCTTGCCCATCACACTTCGTTGGATGTTATGGTTGTTTCTGGAGTTGGCATTTCCCATAAGAGGATTACCAATCAGCCTCTCCATTATTCCTTTCTTGCCAGCACTGTTATTGAAACAAAATGCCTGGGTGTTCTGAAGTCAGTTGAAGTTTGTTTATGACATCAACTTGAGTTGAAGTTGGCTCTTTGtaaatattgggaaaaaaatccaaaccctCCCAATTGCCTGTTTCTCATACTCTCAAGCTAATGCTAATCAAAAATGGTATTTGATTAACCTCTTGAAACATATTATCCAAATATGCCTTGAATGACTAAACTGATAAATTGGATACAATTAATTGCTCGAGGTGATGAACTCCTGTGAATCACTACAATTCATTCCGCCAGTTTTCTCATGCTACACTGTTAACTCTGGAGAGGCAACAGACACCAGACACACAGGAGTGAGCTACACTTCTTCTCCCTCAGAGCAGAACTTGAGAGGATAAAATCTGTCAACACTGTCTTATGCAATGCAATTATTGGATAAACTTGAACCTATTTGTTACTTCTTTTGAATTtgaaacacatttttatattttaaatcgcTTCATGGATGTGTGTATTATGTTCCTGATCATCCTTTCTCTTTGAATTCATTGTTAGAATGAAAAagggttatttgtttattttctaccttGTTGAGCCGTTTAAGAAGGCAGACACTTGATCTTGAGGGAAAGTTGCAGTAGAAGGAATAGAAAGTAATCCATAATTAAACTCAGCAATAGTTCCAGCCACTCACTGGAGCTCCTTGATCTGAGCTCCATAAATTAAAAGTGACATTTATCTATGAAGTAATCCTGGAGGAATTGTAACAATGATGGTTTTGAAATCTGATAATAGAACCAATAAGAAGAAGGCATGAAACCAGGGTAATTTCTTCTGGAAGGAAAGGACTCCAGGTACACTTTAAAGTCTGTCTTCAAGTATTTGAAGAGTTTCTTATTATTTCGAGGGTAGTGATATATTGTCTTTTAATCTGCTCTGTGGATAAAATCAGGGAAAATCGGTTTAAATTGTAACAGAAAAGATTTAGGTTAGATGTGAAGAAGAAAATTTTCTGACAGGAAATGCAAAGTAAACACCAAGAAAATCTGTGGATTTCATTTCTCTAGCAAAGGTCTGACCAGTCACTAGAAATGGGATCGAATAGTCTTAGCCACTGGTGataatccaaagctgaaccttgTTCTCAAGATCctgaggttttattattattattatattcccaTTCAATTGTGTACTTTTagaatgtcactttttttttaaacatctttactggggtataattgctttacaatggtgtgttagtttctgctttataacaaagtgaatcagttacacatatacatatgttcccctatctcttccctcttccgtctccctccctcccaccctccccatcccacccctccaggtggtcacaaagcaccgagctgatctccctgtgctatgcggctgcttcccactagctatctaccttacgtttgttagtgtatatatgtccgtgcctctctttcgccctgtcacagctcacccttccccctccccatatcctcaagtccatagAATGTCACTTTTATGATGATCTCTTCTTGGAAGCAAAAAATACCTTTCTCAATATGATTCTTAGAAAGCGGTAGCTGTGTTTCATTATTGAATTATCTATACCTGTGCTGATAGTGAAATGTGTATTTAAGAAAATGCTCTGTACTAAGCAGATGCTTACAATTCTGGACTGAGGGTGATTTTTCTTAAAGCTGCTAGTTGAGCAGGGCTTTTTAACTTGCTTTCTTTTCACTTGCCATGTCTTGGTTTTCAAGTCCTTATTAACAGATATTTCCTTTCTAAGAAAGAATGTAGTTTATTAAGAAGACCTCAAATTCTATAGGTTGGGGTAGGGGATGCTCTGAGGAAAGAGCCTGGTTTCTGTTGGTCTTTGGATGAGTTTGTATGATTTGTGCTGTGACATTCAGAGCCAACTCTCTTTAATAAAAAgagttgaatattttatttgtagaaagttttaaaattgtaattattttggcTCCTAGTATATATTGTTCCCTCCATGATACAATTAACCTcaataatgaattttattttttttaaaacaaaacaaacacgcAACAGAATAAATTATGATTCTAAACTTGATCTTCTTATACTGTGGATTGAGAAAACTTAATCTCATAAAATAAAGATCAGACCATCTGacaatttctgaaaaacaaatctTCCGTACCTCCCAGGCTCCACAGTAAATTTCTACAGCGTCTTCTCTTCATGTAAAGCTTTCAGAATTCATTGAAATAGGAATGTGCATTTCAAATACACACTTTGATgcttaattgaaaataaaatcaggttTCTTCCTAATGTGGTCAACACATTATttaaattgtaaacatttattgtGATGCCAAACTGTATCCTGAGATGGTTGACTCTAAAACTCTCAGCCAAGTATCCCACAAGGTGGAGTAAAGAGCTTACATTTGAGACTTAGTTTGAACTTTGAGAAAGGTGCCAAGAATGCCCAGTGGGACaaggacagtctctttaatacatgatgttgggaaaactaaCATCCACacacagaagaatgaaattgggccaTTATCTCACTtcacatacaaaaatcaacttagaatgattaaagacgtaaatgtaaggcctgaaactgtaaaactattagaagaaaacctACGGAAAACACTTCTTGACATTGATATTGACATTGACGTTGATCTGggcaatgatattttggatacGACTCtagaagcacaagcaacaaaagcaaaaatagacaaatgggattgcatcaaactaaaaagcctctgcacagcaaaggagacaacAAAGTAAAGAGACAACTTatggaatagaagaaaatttttgcaaaccatacatctgttaaggggttaatacccaaaatgtgTAAGGAATTCAAACAAgtcaatagcaagaaaacaaattatccaatttaaaaaaaaatgggcaaaagacctggatagacatatctccaaagaagacataccaatgaccaacaggtatatgaaaatatgctcaatatcactaatcatcagggaaatgccaatcaaaaccacaatgaaacatCATCTTATACCtgctagaatggctattatcaaaaagataggagataagtgttggtgaaggtgtgaagaaaagggaacccttgcacactgtttgtgggaatgtaaattgggacagccattatggaaaatagtatggaggtccctcacacaattaaaaaatagcaaaaccgggcttccctggtggcgcagtggttgagagtccgcctgccgatgcaggggacacgggttcgtgccccggtccgggaagatcccacatgccgcagagcatctgggcccgtgagccatggccgctgagcctgagcgtccggaggctgtgctccgcaatgggagaggccacaacagtgagaggcccgcgtaccgcaaaaaaaaaaaaaaaaaaaaaaatagcaataccATATGATAGTACTTTTGGGTGCATTTCCAAGGGAAATCTTACTTCTGGgtatatttccaaaggaaatgaaatcagtttctcaaagagatatctgcgctcccatgttcattgcagtgttattcacaatagctaagacatgtaATCAACCTGAGTGtccacaatagctaagacatgtaatcaacagatgaatggataaagaaagtatgctgtgtgtatgtgtatacatacgtacgtacacatacaatggaatattattcagccttagaaagaaggaaatcctgtaatttgtaacaatgtggatgaacctagaagacatcatgctaaatgaaataagacaggcacagaaagacagatactacatgatcttacttatatgtggaatctaaaagcatcaaactcacagaagcagagagtagaacagtggttacaagggatggggaggtgggagaaatggggagatgttggtcagtGGGAACAAAGTTGCAGTTATGTAAGATGACTAAATCTAGAGATCTGGTGTACAGCATGCTGACTATAGTTTATGATACTATATTGAATGCAGGAAATTTGCAGGTGCTGTCATCATACACAAAAACTGAGAACTGTGTGAGGAGataatatgttaattagcttgactataGTAATCACTTCACCATGTATGTGTATACcaagtcatcatgttgtacacctgaaatatatatataatttttatttaaaaattagaatatggTCCCCTTCTAGTTTTctcactttccccccttgcttCATCCTTATTTCCTTCCCTTACTTCTCTTCTTTATGTCTATATTATCATTTGGTTTCTATACTTGTGATATGAAGCaagagtataatttttaaagtaaacccttctactgtttttaacttttttttggcttgtgaaggaagaatttaatattttctcaaaagaGTTCTATTCTGCcttgatatattttttctcactATGATTTTGTGACTCGTAAAAGAAAACTTACCTCTCTTCTATAGTATAAATAAGCTATGTTTGTGGTGTGtgcatttctttgttcttttgggGTTAAATGTAATTGTCAGAGGGGATAGTTTTCATGctggtaattatttttttcctcggTTCAGAATAATCCTTTGTAAACCCTGCTGCTGTATTTTAATATCTATGGTAGAATGATTTGGCTGAccaaattctgtttttttttctctccctttatttGTTCTAGATTCATTTCATATTGCTCTTCAGTCGACAAGGGAAATTACGGCTGCAGAAATGGTACACTACTCTCCCtgacaaggaaaggaaaaagattaCCCGGGAAATTGTTCAGATTATTCTCTCTCGTGGTCAGAGGACAAGCAGTTTTGTTGACTGGAAGGAGCTAAAACTTGTTTATAAAAGGTGTGAGTAACTTCATGAGAACTGAATTTCTTATTACTCTTTGGTTTGTTGAGTCCCGAGCATTTTAGATTGCAACACCAATTCTATCATTTACTGAAATCTTTGAAGGCTGGAGGCCAAACGTTTGTACCAGTAGACTAAATAGAAGAGAACTCTCATTTATTGAAAGGCTTTCCGTATGCCAGGACGGATTCTAGATACTTAATTTATGTGTTGATAATGTACACATGCATTCAGGAAATTATGAGCATCTATTATATTTCCAGCACTGTTCTAATGACTGTGCGTACGGTAGCAACAAGACACAGAACATTCCTGCTCTCTTGGAACTTATTCATCTGTTAAGCAAACAAAACAGTTTCAGTTAGTAACAAATGCTATAGAAAAAAGGTTAACATGGTAGAGAGATGGGCAGCTCTTTATTATTCAcgtttgcagatgaggaaactgaagctgcagagagtttaagtaattaGTCCCCAGTCACAGTAATTGAGTGGTAatcagcagagccaggattcaaatccagattttTCTGACTTTAAAGACTGTATATCCTCTCTTTACTGTACCTACTTGCCATGGCAAGACCATACTAGAAAGGGACCTCAATTtctaggtgaggaaactaaggccctgAGAGGTAAAGTCATTTTGCTCATAAAGACCCAGATAACTGATGCCTAAACCAGGACCAGAACACAGCCGATCTGGCCCTGCATCCAACATCATACTGCAACTTTCAGAGGGAAAACACACATTAGAAAGGCTCTCACAAGGTGTGTTTATAAAACTGGAAGGGGAAAGACAGAGGTAACATCAAAGGCTGTATTCAATGGAGTAAATTACCAGGAAGTGCCTGGACCAAGCTTCTCTTGCTGGGCCCAAGGTCAAAACTTTTCGTACTAGCATCGTGGGAGACGTCAGCAAAGGCCCTTATAGTAATAAGCATCCCAGGGATAGAAAGACAGAGTCCCAGGAAATCCTTGCCGACAAAAGGCTTGTCCCTACTCTCTGCCTGGTTTCTACAACTTGGGGCTCAATTGTGATTTAAACCATTACCTGAAGAATAGGCTTCAGCAGTTCTCTCAACAGCTATCTATGACTACTGGGTAAACAACGCAGACTCAGTACCTGCCTTTGGGAAGCCATTGATTTAGTGGGGGGGAGACAGGCCATGAAATACGGAATGAAGAGCTCTGGATGCTCTGTGAGGGAGGCACAGGAATGCATAGCAGGGGCCTCCAGTGCAGTCAGAGAGGACAGAGATTTCCTGGAGGAAAGGACATCCAAGCTCCGAGCTACAGGAGAAGGAGGAGTGAGCCACATGTATGGGGTGAGGAGGGTATTAGGCAGAAGAAACACACATGACGGGGGGAGGACTTGATAAGCTGAGGATGGGAGGCACACTACAGTACAGTATGAAGTAAGACACACTATAGTACAGTACAGTATGAAGAGACACACTACAGTATGAAGTAAGAGGGTGGGCACGTGGGCCCCTGGGCCCCTTGGTCAGGGCTCTGGAGTTTAGAAAGGACAATTCACCATCCAGGGAGGGGCATGAACAGGCACCCTGATTCCCATGGGTCAAAGGACTCTGTGTCCCCTGATCACAGCTCCTTAAGGTAAAGTTTTGAGGACCTTTCACATAATTAACAGAAATAACCCAATCCCCACCATCTTTTTTACatattctattttacattttgggaGGCTATTGGATATGATGAATAATGATTTCCCTCTTGGATGTGGACAGGAAGAATCCCTGGAGAGGAAGCGGTAACTGCATATTCATGGAAAAAACCATCTTCAGGTTGTGTAATGTgtcattatattttatgttatcttcttttcttttcaaggtATGCTAGTTTATatttttgctgtgcagtagaaaatCAGGACAATGAGCTCTTGACACTAGAGACTGTGCATCGTTATGTGGAGTTGCTGGACAAATACTTTGGAAATGTAAGTGGTGTCCTGGTCTGTAGAATGAGTCAGTCTCCACCCCAGCTCCGACTTCAGTTCTGTCTGTTTTcacattccttttctctctcaagtCTAAAATATGAACTGCATTTGCGCCGAGAATCAGAATGCAACGCTTTCCCCCTTTCCTGTAATTCTTAGTAAATGGAAGATCCAGAGCTTTCCAGAGGCAGGTGGTGTGTGTATGTCCAGACCACAGCCACACTAGACACTAGAATTTAATTGTGAAAGATTCCTTGATATTTTGTCCTTTACTCCCCACTGactgtcttctcttttctgttgtgCCTTTTTATCCTctctctggtttcttttactaAGCTCCAAGGgttctttaatattatttatacataagaaaaaaaaacaacaccagacaaacaaaaccaaaatccttTTCCTTCACATTGCTATTCAATCTCCATGCATTTACTGCCAAGCAATACACTCTACAAGGTGCCCTGGTCCCCAGAACACATTCACTCTGCGGCAGCTTACGGCTTGGCTTCACCTTTACTCCTCCAAGGAAATCATAATGGTCAACACCAGTGATGCTGCTTTAATCTTCACCTGCCTAACCTCTCTGCAGCACTGGACCCTTGCTCAGTGCAATGCTTTCTTTAAATCCTCTCCTCTTTATTTTGCCCTGACACTGAGTTCTGCTAATTCtcatcctgtttgtttttttgttttttgttttgcggtacgcgggcctcttactactgcggcctctcccgctgtggagcacaggctccggacgcgcaggctcagcggccatggctcacgggcccagccgctccacggcacgtgggatcttcccggactggggcacgaacccgtgtgccctgcctcggcag from Lagenorhynchus albirostris chromosome 6, mLagAlb1.1, whole genome shotgun sequence includes:
- the AP1S3 gene encoding AP-1 complex subunit sigma-3 isoform X1, which codes for MQIHFILLFSRQGKLRLQKWYTTLPDKERKKITREIVQIILSRGQRTSSFVDWKELKLVYKRYASLYFCCAVENQDNELLTLETVHRYVELLDKYFGNVCELDIIFNFEKAYFILDEFIIGGEIQETSKKSAVKAIEDSDMLQETMEEYMNKPTF
- the AP1S3 gene encoding AP-1 complex subunit sigma-3 isoform X2, producing MIHFILLFSRQGKLRLQKWYTTLPDKERKKITREIVQIILSRGQRTSSFVDWKELKLVYKRYASLYFCCAVENQDNELLTLETVHRYVELLDKYFGNVCELDIIFNFEKAYFILDEFIIGGEIQETSKKSAVKAIEDSDMLQETMEEYMNKPTF